The genomic interval TAGTTTGAAATTCTTTAAGGCATAgttttatttacagtgccttcggaaagtattcagaccccttgagtttttccacattttgttacgttacagccttattctacaatggattaaattCACATTTTCCtcgccaatctacacacaatatgaataatgacaaagcaaaaacaggattttagacattttagcaaatttataaaaaaatataaataccttatttacacaagtattcagctTTTgcaatgagacttgaaattgatctcaggtgcatcctgtttccattgatcatccttgagatgtttctacaacttgattggagtccacctgtagtaaattcaattgattggacatgatttggaaaggcacacacctgcctatatagtgtcccacagttgacagtgcatgtcagagcaaaactaagccatgaggttaaaggaattgtccatagagctcagagacagtattgtagaggcacagatctggggaagggtaccaaaatgtttctgcagcattgaaggtcccccaaaacacagtggcctccattattcttagacactctaatgtaatgGTCCtactgctcagttgtgcaccggggcctcccacaactctttctattctggttagggccagtttgcgctgttctgtgaagggagtagtacacagtgttgtacaagatattcagtttcttaacaatttctcacatggaatagccttcatttctcagaacaagaatagactgatgagtttcaaaagaaagtgctttgtttctggccattttgagcctgtaatcaaacccacaaatgcggatgctccagatactcaactagtctaaagaaggccagttttattgcttctttaagcagaacaaccgttttcagctgtgctaacataattgcaaaagggttttctaataatgaattagccttttaaatgatacacttgggttagctaacacaatgtgccattggaacacaggagtgatggttgctgatattggttgctgatattgggcctctgtacgtctatgtagatatttcattaaaaacctgcagtttccagctacaataatcatttacaacattaacaatgtctacactgtatttctgatcaatttgatgttattttaatggacaattttttttgattttctttcaaaaacaaggacatttctaagtgaccccaaacttttgaacagtagtgtatatgtacaaatgaccttgactaacctgtaccaccgcacaatgactcggtaccggtaccccctgtttatagccttgttattgttattttttttatttcgtTTATTTCTTAAATATTTTCATGattctttcttgaactgcattgttggttaagggctcataagtaagaatttcacggtaagatacacctattgtattcagcgaatgtgacaaatataatttgatttgataatgtccAAAGGCAACAATGTTGTAGAAGATTTATTTTCACTACCAACCTCTGTACAATCAGCCTCTTTGTGTTACAAAATACTGTTAAAGGTTAGTAATGACACCTGTGAAAACGTGAGAATTGTGTGGCAAAGGGATTTAGAATAGTTGTATATTATTTCAAATATTGGGCAAAATGTCAGAGAAGCTAAGGGAAAAGGTATCCAATTTAAAGTTTTTCATCAATTTTATTTCACTCCCCCAAGGATACATAGGATGGCTTTGTCAAAGGATGATGTGTTGTTGGCGATGTGAAGGGGCAAAAGGAACCCTCCTACATGCGCTGTGGAGATGCCCGGTTGTGCACCCCCTATGGGGGAAAAGCCTCACAGTGCATGTGAGATGGCCTTGGATTCCATGGCTGGATTCCACCAAGACTGTTGAGTGACGAGGCTTAAATAAGAGGGATTAACCAGACAGAGGTTCAAATATTATGTTTAAGTATTGTGTCTGTGTTAAGGCTGGTCCTGAAACATTGGAAAAGCTCTAATAAGCCAATGTTCATGGAGTGGATGAGTATGCTGATCAAAACAATATCATATTAACTCATCTTAGCAAAGAGGCTGGAGATAATTAATACAGACTCCAAAAATATATGGGAATGATTCTTGTGTTTCCTTACTAAGGGCACAAAAAATAATACTATGGCATGAAATAGCATAGAATTTATCAGGAAAGATCTCCCTATGTGGTTTTGTATTTGTGTTGTTTTGTTTAATATGttggttgttgttttgtgtttaaAGATTTTACATTTAAAACTGTCTACACAATAAAAAGTAAATATGTATCTCATGGATTGTTTGCCAAACCTCCTGTAATGTTTACAtgctgattttttttattttattctgttcATAGGACAGAATGAACACCAAAGAAGCAACGCAAGAGGCAGAATTCAATAGGTACATCTTTATATCTTATTATAATGGAAGAAATCATTTACAAAATGTAGAAGATGTGCTCAATCAACCATAATCTCAACTAGCAGTGAGTGGATCAGATCTGTAGCAATCAAATGAGATCCTCCACCTTGAAAGTATCTTTTTTTCAGTTTGTATGACAAACCTTGGGGATGGGGATAGGGGAGAAGGTGCATTTTGTGGGTTGTGGAGTGAGGAGTGCTGGTGAATGCAGGTATTCCGCTGGTTTGGTACCTCATCTGATCTGATCTGACACCATGGTGAGTGTTACTGGCACAGTCCCTCTCACCAATACAATACAGAGCCCTCCCCAACATGATTTCCTCCTGTGCATAACCCACTTCTTCATTGCCAAACCCCAGCCTTTACAGATGCTCCATTATGTTCCTATAATCTCTGATCCATAGGCTTATCTTATACACTCTGATCTTGCCAGATCTGCCATACATTGTTATTAATACAGAGACATTTGAATAACACAATattatttacaacaacaaaagaaTCAAAACAAACCTAACATGCTTGGAGACAAAGTTCTGGTTCTGTCTCCATTACACCTGATGTGATTCCTGATGTAGACTTAATATACCCACACAgacaggattttaatccatgacggcgtagtgtgttactaatggtcttctttgagactgtggtcccagctctcttcgaCTTGAAATCGCTGGCCACTTTAAAtgtttacactaccgttcaaaagtttgggatcacttagaaatgtccttgttttccatgaaaacatacatgaaattagttgcaaaatgaataggaaatatagtcaagacgtggacaaggttataaataatgatttttaatttaaataattgTGTTCTTCAAACTTGGCTTTTGTCAAAGAAtcttccatttgcagcaatttcaGCCTTGCAGACTTTTCGCGTTCTAGTTGTcagtttgttgaggtaatctgaagagatttcaccccatgtgtcctgaagcccctcccacaagttggattggcttgatgggcacttcttatgtaccatacggtcaagctgctcccacaactgttctatagggttgagatccagtgactgtgctggccactacattatagacagaataccagctgactgcttcttccctaaatagttcttgcaaagtttggagctgtgctttgggtcattgtcctgttctaggaggaaattggctccaattaagcgccgtccacagggcgttgcaaaatggagtgatagccttccttcttcaagatccattTTACCTTGTAAATATCTCCCCCTTTACCgtcaccaaagcacccccagatcatcacattgcctccaccatactTGACAGATGGGGTCAagctcctccagcatcttttcatttgttCTGCGTCTCGCGAATGTTCTTTGttatccgaacacctcaaacgtAGGTCTGtctataacacttttttccaatcttcctctgtccagtgtctgtgttcttaatcttttatttttattggccagtctgagttatggctttttctttgcaactctgcctagaaggccagcatcccggagtcgcctcttcactgttgacgttaagtctggtgttttgcgggtactatttattgaagctgccagttgaggacttgtgaggcatctgtttctcaaaccaaacaatctaatgtacttgtcctcttgctcagttgtgcactggggcctcccattcctctttccattctggttagggccagtttgccctgttctgtgaagggagtagtacaccgcgctgtatgagatcttcagtttcttggcaatgtctcgcatggaatagccttcatttctcagaacaagaatagactcatgactttcagaagaaagttatttgtttctggccattttgagcctgtaatcgaacccacaaatgctgatgctccagatactcacctagtctaaagaaggccagttttattgcttctttaaaatcagcacaacagttttcagcggtTGCTAACattattgcaaaagggttttctaatgatcaattagccttttaaatgataaacttggattaacgaacacaacgtgccattggaacacaggagtgattgttgctgataTTCGGCCACTGTAcgtctatgtacagttgaagtcggaagtttacatacaccttagccaaacacatttcaactcagtttttcacaattcctaacatttaatcctagtaaaaattccctgtcttaggtcagttaggatcaccattttattttaagaatgtgaaatgtcagaataatagtagagggaatgatttaattcagcttttaattctttcattacattcccagtgggtcagaactttacatacactgaattagtatttggtagcattgccatttaaattgtttaatttgggtcaaacgtttctgatAGAggaccacaagcttcccacaataagttgggtgaattttggcccattcctcctgacagagctggtgtacagagtcaggtttgtacaGTTGTACTCCTTGCTCGCacgtgctttttcagttctgcccacacattttctataggatcgaggtcagggatttgtgaaggccactccaatacctagactttgttgtccttaagccatttcactttggaagtatgcttggggtcattgtccatttggaagacccatttgcgaccaagctttaacttcctgatgtcttgagatgttgcttcaatatatccacacaattttcctccctcatgatgccaactattttgtgaagtgcaccagtccatcctgcagcaaagcacccccacatcatgatgctgccacccccgagcttccggttgggatggtgttcttcggtttgaaggatccccctttttctcccaatgtaacgatggtcattatggccaaacagttctatttttgtttcatcagaccagaggacattttttttctgaggtcttggctgatttctttagattttcccatgatgtcaagcaaggcaGTGAGTTtgtaggtaggccttgaaatacatccagaggtacacctccaattgactcaaattacgtcaattagcctatcagaagcttcaaaagccattacataattttctggaattttccaagctgtttaaaggcacagtcaacttagtgtatgtaaacttctgacacactggaattgtgattaagtgaaataatctgtctgtaaacaattgttggaaaaattacttgtgtcaactatagtttgttaacaagaaatttgtggagtgattccaacctaagtgtatgtaaacttcggacctcaactgtagatattccatttaaaaaataagccgtttccagctacagtagtcatttacaacattaacaatgtctacactgtatttctgatcaatttgatgttattgtaatggaCAAAAATAATTGACATTTCTAtgggaccccaaacttttgaacggtagtgtacatatatgagctttactcatctcaaatggggcggcagggtagcctagtggttagtgttggactagtaaccgaaaggttgcaagttcaaatccctgagctgacaaggtaaaaatctgtcgttctgcccctgaacaggcagttactcctctgttcctaggcagtcattgaaaataagaatttgttcttaactgacttgcctagttaaataaaggttaaattaaatatgtatatactgtattctattctactgtatttagtctatgccactctgacattgatcattctaatatttatatattccttaattccattcttttaattttaggttgtgtgtgtattgttagatattactgcactgttggagctagaaacacaagcatttctctacacctgcaataacatctgctaaacatgtgaatgtgacaaatacaatttgatttgccaATATACAGAATATCGCATTTCTATATGCAATTTGTCTGTTGAATATATTTGAGTCTTAATTGTATATTTAAACCCCAGATGTGTTTATAAGTGAAATGGCAGTCATATGATCTTAAGTGTAAattgtatgtattattattattattattatatacaggGTCCCTTTCTCTTATACAAACACTAAACACCCACACATTCAGTCACCAATAATGGTCCCTAAACTTATCATTGTCCACAAACATcttcctctctgattctctctcaaCTGTGGTTTGGCAATGGTCGGGAGATTAGGATTAGACTTTTGGCTTTTGGTCTCTTAAAGACTGGAAAACAACAGGTAAACTGCCATACACATCTGTCCAAAAGGGTAACGGTAAGCCTAAAACACTGATGTACGTTCTAACAGACTTTCTTTCTCcaagtgtggttgtgtgtgtgtgtgtgtgtgtgtgtgtgtgtgtgcacatgaaaACAGGATGGAGATCAATATATTAATTATTGTCCTTTTTCAAACATGCATCttgaatatttttgttgttgtttgattgCCCAAGTCAGTGTTCCTCAATCTCCTGGGAAGTCTTGCCCTGAGAGACTGGTGGTTCTGaattgctatgtgtgtgtgtgttcagggctgTTCACGAGTCAATCCGGAAGGCCAACAGCTTGTCGGAGTGCAGGTTGTTGAGGGTGCGCAGGTCGGGCAGGTGCAGGAGCAGCTTGGGGAAGATGGACGCACTCTCGTCGGGACGACGGCAGTGGATGAGGGAATGCAGGGCACGGATTAACCCCTCCTGGAGCTGTTCTACTGACCCCATATCAACGATGCCAGAAAGGTCTAAGGAGAcaagaagagagggtgagagctTGTTTGAGAGACACAATAGCTATCTATCTATGGATGTCTGCACAACTTTTGTCGGTTTATCGTTATGCTCATATTAAGCTCTTCATGCTTACTCGGTCACATTTTCTTATCATACCATTTAAGATCTACATCTCTTCTATGACTTCCTAATGCCATGTTGTTCATATTGACACTGCTTTAGTGATGAATTCAATGGCAATTTTCCCCCCTCACCTGCAGAAACCAGCACCACGGCCATGAACAGAGCCATCTCATCAGGCTCCAGCCTCAGAGTTCCCAGCTTCTCACTGAAGTCAAAGATGGCGTCGAGCAGCGCCCCCATCCCCAGCGCCCGCAGGGTGGACAGAGGGTACGTCTGGCCATTCAGGAAGGTCACCGTCCGCTCCTCAGGGTTAAACATTGTACAAAACCTCACCATCAACACCTGACCGAGACAGAAGACCCAGTGGAAGGTTAGTCGATATGGATCGGGATTACATTTATTGGGAGAGAGAATTAAGGCGTTTTGTCCTTTTCGTATTTCTATTTTCACAGCTGAAATAATCGGATTTAGGGCCAGTTTCCTGAGTACAGGtaaagcctagtcctggacaaaAATAGactactttaaaaaaacaagagGTTATTACCTGGAAGGTGCCTGATTTGAGCAGCATGACCTGGTCGTGCTGGCTAAGCTCCTGGAAGCCAGGGATACCCTTAGCAAACTCCACCACTTCCCTCACTGCCGGGGTGAAACACTGGGAGAAAGACTCCCATATCTGCTGTCCAGAACGACTGGCCGCAGATACAGGACACGCATTGAGAGGACAGGcctgagggatagagagagaaagttagaTTCAAATCCATACTATACTGTTTTTTTATTGAAtttagttttattttttttaacgtcACATATGTAAAGCTTCATAACGGCTCTTGGTTTACTCACCAGCACTTTGGTTCCAGCAGCTAATTTCCATGGACAGGATGTCTGAGTTTGCGGCTCTTGGGTCTCTTCCTTCATGGAGAAACTGTTGTGATTGGCCGAGCTGCCCCGTTGAGTTGTGCCAACATTAGACTGTCCGTGGTCATGATTGGACAAAGTAGCGGGGCAACTATAGCTACTTTTGTCCACAGAGGGGAACGTATGGTGGTTGTCATTGGTGTCTGGGCAGTGAGGGGCAAGGCCTGCAGGACAGGACTGGTACCCCAGGGTGGAGTCAGAGCCGAGGTGGGAGGAGCCATTGGTGTAGCTGGTCTCCTGAGATGTGTTGCTCTTGAACAGAGATGTTGTTGGTAAGTTGGTGATGTTGAGTTCACTCTTGGATGCCCTGTCTTGGTTGCTGGAAGAGATGTCCTGATAGGCCCGCGAGATGGCTCTGATGGCCTCTTTAGAAGGAACCTCTGCTAGGCTGGGAGGGGCTTCGGAGACGGGGGAGGACTCTATGTCCATGGTGGCAGACTCATTCAGGCTGTTCATGTAGCTTTGCATCTCATCCAGAagcctctgcttctccctctTAGGGATACGGCCAAAACGCACAGCTGATGAAGACACAAACAGGGGACTGGTCAACGTCGGGCCATAGTTCTCTTATAGATATTAAGTCTTAAGGTCCAGTCTCCACAGAATGTTCATACATTCCCCTTCGTAAAAAATATGCATTAATTGCATCTTGTGTATTTCATGCATGAACGTGTAAAGCAGTCTTTTGTGGGTCCCATCCCTCGTACTCTCCATCCCCCTCGCCAACAATATCCATCAGCTGAAAATGCTATTTATagacctccatctctctctctctcctctccttccctccctctctactttgtaagTAGGGCAGTGGCTCATCGTGAACGTGATGTCACTGCTACTGcgacggagggagagaaatagaggtggGCTAGCACGcaagggggaggaaagaggatgtagaggggggaggagaggttgCAGAGAAGTAAGGTGAGAGTGAAGAGTAGTGTTGAAAATAGGAGCTTGCAGAGAGAACGTAGTGAGTGAAACACCACAAAGTGGAGTGTGACATAAGAGAGAAGCTTCAAATGGCGGTCCTGCTGCCGAGAGTTCTTCAACCAAGCCAGCACAATGCATGAGGCAAGATGTAAATGATCTATAATTCATAGAAACAAACTAACTTAAAGTGTTTGAGATCAAAACAAGATACTGCACTAAGCTATGACATCGGGGGAGAATTTTTTTGTATTCTGCTTCAGTGAAATGTATGACTGTGAACATCTGTGTTAACACATCTCTGGCACCATTACATGATCTCGtgggtctctctctgcagtgtgcaATGCACTGTCCCTAAAGAGCGTAGGATCTAGATCATGCTAAAAAAAAGGGCTATAACAGTGACATTCTGTTACAGAAGATCTATGGAATTCTGCTGTAGTCATTCGCATCAATCCACTTTGTTACGCGTGCATGGATAGTCTCTCGACTTTAGCTGGTCATTACAGTTGTGAGAATGGGCTTTAATGCACTTCGTTGTGGATGAAAGTGTTGGCTGTCTTTAAGAAGATGAACTGGTTTCGGGGAGGGAAAGGGACTTCAATATTTGCCTTGTCTATATGGTAATCCCAAGACCCACCAATCACAGGCTCCTGAGAAATCAGGACGTCTCCTGTCATGTGGACTGCAGGCAGTTGACTGAGAGGTTTTTCTGTTTTCACAACAGCTGCAGTCGAAGGAATGAGGTTTCTAGGTTGTGGTTCTTGACACTTTCGAGATCGTGCCTTTAACAGGGTCAATATGAGCGTTTTTCCTTCCATCAAAACATCTTCACTGGCCTTGTTTCTCGTACCCCACCTTTTGAGCGCCCAAACTGTCGACTGCATGCAGAAATCACACTTGGTTCTCTTGTAGATTAGGCAATAGATTAAGCacgagagagaacacaggagggTTGAAGCCACACTGAGAAGACACTGAAGGCAGGCAAACTATCCCAACTAGGTCACCATGTACCAGCATGCTATAGGTAAAATGCTTGCTGTGCTTTTTTAGGTCAACGGAAACCATCCCACACTATTTTCGTAATACGTTATGATGGGGCAATTTATCAATACTTAGCTATCAAGGCTAAAAGTAAAGTAGGTGAGATTAGCTTTGCATACGGCTGATTAATTGTATGACAAGGACGGGCTGTTTTGTTCTGCATCTCGAGCTTAATTGTTTGCCGTCTCCCTCATTAATTGTTAAAGATGTTATAAGGGTAAACAGTATACAAGGTAATCAAGTTGCCCCTGTTCCAATTCCCCAAAATAATTCCTGTGTTTGCTGCAGTTTCCTGTATGACAGATAGCTTCAGGAGCTTCAGGGACTTCAAGGCTCCCGTTCTCATAAATCACTgtcggagaggagagaagagcggGATAGAGGGAGAGCTCAGGGAACACGGAGGGGAGGAACATGGAGAGGGGAGGAATCGGAACAAGAGGAAGAAAGACTGACTTTGAAACTTATGAATGTGCAAGAGGCTGTGTGTATATAGGTTATTTTCCAACGTGTGCCCTTCAACAGTAGGTCAGTGCAATGTCTCAGGCGAAAGATAAGGCTGGTGCAGTGCTGAGAAACTCGCATTGTATGGCCTCTAACGATTGTCTGAGCCTGCACTCTCAGTAAGATTTCACTCTAACTCTTACCATCTCTGGACATGCCCACGGAGAGGCATTTCTTGAAGCGACAGTGTTGGCAGCGGTTGCGGTTCATTCTCATAATGAGGCAGTTCTCGTTCTTCACACACATCTTGTAGTTGATGTTTTGCTGAATGCTGCGACGGAAGAAGCCCTAGACAGGATATTCAAGCAGATGTACAGTTAGTTTGAAATGGTGAATGTGAATGTGACCCACCACCTTATTATACACAGTAGGAGTGCATCTGAAATGGTCAAAAGAGGTGCGCTATATAGGGCCTAGGGAGCCATTTCAGGGGCACTTACTGTATGCGTTTAGTCATCATGGTCTTCTTACCTTGCAACCCTCACAGGCGTGCACTCCGTAGTGGAACCCAGATGCAATGTctccacacactgtacacaggAGCACCATACCGCCTGTCTctgtagagatatatatatatatatgagacaGAGGTACAGCCAGTCAGAAATGTGATCATAAGTGAAGGTGACTACCGACCTACGTCACAAGCAACAAAAGATGTTGTGTAGTGTACATTATAGAAAAGGATTGTGGGAGGAGATGAGTATTGGATAGGGGTGGATGTTTTGGTTTAGGCTAGAAAGAGTAAGGAGGGATGACAAAAGAAGGCTGGAAGGAATGCTACTCACTGGTGAAAGGTCCTGTGAATCCACTAGGCCTTTTCCCAGCGATGGGGTGTTGGTACGAGTGCTGGTGGGTGGACGTTGATGTAGCCACATTGTAGACTTCTGGGAAGTGGAACACCAgcttggaggatgatggaggtgtgcatcctccccctctctggcccTTCAGGGACCCCAGGGGCCCGAGTTCTGTGAAGGTGATCTCCTCTGGGGAGGAGGgctgggagagggtggaggagggggactgGGTCTGGTACCCACTGGACGGGCTGCCAGGGCTGGGGCTGCCGGAGGAGCGCGCATACAGAATAACACCTCCTGTTGGAAAACCAGAGACCGAGGTAGTGGGGTTAGTCAGATAGCTGAAAAGAAGTTTACTCTAAAAAAAAAAGGTCACCGAGTTCAGGAAGTGGTGCAGAATGCAACGTTTAAAGGCATGCAAAAgcatacagtggttcttcctttaaaagttgagGTTATGCCGCTACCGTTTGTGGTAGATGTTGGCAAAAGGCAGCTCTCTGTAGGACTAATAGGTATAATTGTGCATTCAGGGAGAGAAAAGGTGGCAAAAATGGTTGGAAGCACAGTAACAGAGTGAGCGCGGATTCTGTCCCAACCAAACTCacactaaccacgtttccatccacagttttatgCGCGTAAAGTCATACCGTATAAAAACGTTTTTCACAACAGCTGTGATGGACACAGGCAGTGTCGGTACAATTGCATAAATGCCAACAGATGATTTGTTTGACAtggggatctttttgtgtctgtaaaataaaTGACACGAGAAATAGCGGTGGAAATTATTTTATGCGCAAATATAGATATAATAACCATAATatggaagtaaacttggagtcacatgattacatgttgtgtggtccttccACTATGACTTGTTGGGAAAGGATGCAAGTTTATTAGGCTACCAGAGGTTGAGGCTAAAGATTAAATAAGTTCTGATgtacttcacagggtggtgaaagtgcaagctgatgagcttgatgctcctttccaataaatagcaagggtcttattctggtgacataatCATCAATGCTTGGCTACCATTTGtcatataaaaataaaatgttgctcttttgtccacaataatctcatcatgtaggccaAGGTTCTCCA from Oncorhynchus tshawytscha isolate Ot180627B linkage group LG22, Otsh_v2.0, whole genome shotgun sequence carries:
- the LOC112221708 gene encoding nuclear receptor subfamily 1 group D member 1-like, with protein sequence MDTPGGGVILYARSSGSPSPGSPSSGYQTQSPSSTLSQPSSPEEITFTELGPLGSLKGQRGGGCTPPSSSKLVFHFPEVYNVATSTSTHQHSYQHPIAGKRPSGFTGPFTKTGGMVLLCTVCGDIASGFHYGVHACEGCKGFFRRSIQQNINYKMCVKNENCLIMRMNRNRCQHCRFKKCLSVGMSRDAVRFGRIPKREKQRLLDEMQSYMNSLNESATMDIESSPVSEAPPSLAEVPSKEAIRAISRAYQDISSSNQDRASKSELNITNLPTTSLFKSNTSQETSYTNGSSHLGSDSTLGYQSCPAGLAPHCPDTNDNHHTFPSVDKSSYSCPATLSNHDHGQSNVGTTQRGSSANHNSFSMKEETQEPQTQTSCPWKLAAGTKVLACPLNACPVSAASRSGQQIWESFSQCFTPAVREVVEFAKGIPGFQELSQHDQVMLLKSGTFQVLMVRFCTMFNPEERTVTFLNGQTYPLSTLRALGMGALLDAIFDFSEKLGTLRLEPDEMALFMAVVLVSADLSGIVDMGSVEQLQEGLIRALHSLIHCRRPDESASIFPKLLLHLPDLRTLNNLHSDKLLAFRIDS